GAAGGAGTATTTGGACAAGCCGATTGGCAACCTTCTGGAAAACTGCATGGAAAATCGCAAGACGGTGCTGGAAAGCAACAGTGGTACGTATGAGATCAGCAAAGACAATCCGGAAACTTTATCCGCTTTTGTCGCTGCACCTATCATTGCTGGAGGAGACCCGATTGGCAGTGTTGTGCTGCTGAACAAGGACGAATCCGTGAACATGGGTGAGATGGAAGTGAAGATGTCTGAAACCGCCGCAGGCTTCCTCGGCAAGCAAATGGAACAATAAGACAAGGACATGAATCCTTGGATGGAGACTCCCGCTGAACGTTGATCACAGGGTCAATCGGCAGCTGGGAGTTTTTGTTGTCCGGTTTCTCTTTTTTGTACCCCTCTCCCGCCCTTGGTTATAATGGAGGTACACATGGCAGCATCTGCGCAGATGTTTGTTCTGTGATACGAAAAAAAAGAAACTAGGGGATTGGAAGAGGATATGAAACCAGATCAAACAGGGGCAAGGCTTCTGCAGGGAGCGTTTATTCTCAGTGCGGCCGCGCTTCTGTCCAAGCTGATTGGCACACTGCAAAAAATACCGCTGCAAAATATGGGTGGGGATGCCGTCTTTGGCATCTACAATACGGTTTATCCGTTCTATATGATGATCATTACGATAGCGGCGGTTGGCTTCCCCGCGGCGGTCTCCAAATATGTGGCAGAATATGAGGCCGAAGGGCGCACTGAGGACGGCCATCGCCTGCTGCGCCTGTCTTCCGTCTCGTTGGTGCTGTTCGGTCTATTTCTCGGCTTCCTGATGTATGTCTGTGCTCCGTGGATCGGGATGTGGATCGGAAGCAGTCAGGTTGTGCCCGCCCTCCGCGCAGGTGCGTTGGCGCTGGCATTCGTGCCTTGGATGTCGGTCCTGCGCGGTTATTTTCAAGGGCTGCACAATATGGTGCCAACGGCAATCTCCCAGATTACGGAGCAGGTTGTCCGTGTTGGGGTCATGATTGTGCTGCTGCTCTACATGATCCGTGCCGGTGCCGATCCCGACGTAATTGCCGCCGGAGCGCTGCTCGGATCTGCTGCCGGTGGCGCCGCCGGTCTATTGGTGATGGGAATATACTGGCGCAAGCATGTCCGGTCAACTCGGGGTGAAATACAAGGAGAAGTAAGTCAAGGATTCGGAGCGGCGGGTATGAACGAAACGGGGATGCGTGCCGATGTAACTAGAGAGGGAGCAGGTGTTCTACTTGGCCGCCTGCTTGCTTATGGAATCCCCGTCTGTCTTAGTCTGCTCGCTGTTCCACTGATTGGACTGGTGGATACCTTCACGGTGCCCCGGTTATTGACATCCGGTGGACTGGGCGAAGCAACGGCCATGGCGGAGTTTGGGGTCTATAACCGCGGATTGCCGCTTGTCCAGTTGGTTACGATGCTGGCTGCTTCGTTGTCGGTTCTGTTTATCCCTGCGCTGGCGGAGGCCAAGTTCAAAGGAGAGTCCGCCCGGGTTGCAAGCCAAACCCGCATGGCCCTCCGTTGGTTTTGGCTGATTGGAATGACGGCCTCCGTAGGCCTGGCAGTGCTGGCTGAGCCGATTAACGTCATGCTGTACGAGGATGCTGCTGGGACGGTGACGATGCAGGTGATTGCCTTTACGGCTGCTGGGGGTACGCTAAGCACGATTACTGCTGCGCTGCTTCAAGGGATCGGTATGGTCAAAGCACCGGCGGTTCATCTGCTGGTTGCGGCTGGGCTCAAGCTGCTGCTCAACCTGATGTTGGTGCCGCAGTTCGGCATTACCGGCGCAGCCATCGCCGGCGTGGCTGCGCATCTGACCGCCGCCGTGCTCAACCTTGCGCTGCTCTCGCGAAGCGCCGGCACCCGCCTTGACGTCGGCGGCATGTTCGCGAGGACGCTGCCGGTCCTAGCCGCGGTGGCACTGGCCGCCTGGGGCGCAGGTGAGGCAGCCGGCGGCATCCTGGCGGCTGCCGGCTTCGCCCCGGGCCGCCTCACCCACGCGGCTGCGAGCCTGAGCGGCGTCGCGGCTGGCTGCGGCGCCTTCCTTATCGGCGCCGCACTCACGAAGCTCCTCACCGAGGAGGAGCTTCGGATGCTGCCAAAGGTCGGAAGACCGCTGGCGGCCTTCTTGCGGGCCCTGCGCGTGCTGCGCTGACCCGGGCTGACGTGAGATGTTTGATCTTCTGTGATATAGTAGTGTACGATAATGACGTCGACAAGGCGGACGAAGACGAAAGGAAGTAGCGTATGAGTGCATCCATTACGGTGGTCGGCTTGGGTTCTGGCAACCCAGATCGATTGACGATAGGTATCATAAAAACCATGCAGCGGGCATCGAAGGTGTATGTGCGTACATTATCTCATCCCGTCATCGCTGCGTTGAATGAGTTCCAGATTCACCCGGAATCGTTTGACCATGTGTATGAAGCGCATGACACCTTTCCCGAGGTGTACGAATCCATTGCATCCGCGCTAATCAACTTGGCTAAGGCTGCTGAGGATGATCGTGAGCTTGTCTACGCGGTGCCCGGGCATCCGATGGTAGCGGAGGCAACGGTTCGGTTATTACGGGAGCGCTGCCCGGGAGAGCATGTGACGCTTACGGTGCTCGGCGGTGAGAGCTTTCTGGACGAGGCCTTCGTTCGCCTTGGTTTCGATCCCATTGAGGGCTTCCAGCTTCTCGATGCGGCTGAGCTACGTGCAAGTGTCATCCAGCCGCAGCTCCATACCCTGATCGGCCAGGTGTATGATATGTTTACCGCTTCGGAAGTTAAACTGGCGCTGATGGAACTGTATCCGGACGAATATCCGGTCATTGTCGGCCATGCGCTGGGCGTTGAGGGCGAGGAAGTGATCCAGCGCGTGCCGCTCTACGAGCTTGATCGCATCGACGGGTATGGAAATCTTTCGCTGGTCTACGTACCCCGAAGCGATGACAGCCTGCTTCGACAGCGAACGTTTGCCAGACTCCATGAGATCGTTGGCATTCTGCGCAGTCCTGAGGGCTGTCCATGGGACCGTGAGCAGACCCATGAATCCATCCGCAAAAATCTGATCGAAGAAACCTATGAGGTATTAGAGACGATTGATGAGGATGATCCTGAGCATATGCAGGAAGAACTCGGGGATCTGCTGCTGCAGATTATGCTGCATTCTCAGATGGAAGAGGAGCTCGGTACCTTTACGGTGTATGATGTCATTCAAGCGTTGAATGACAAGTTGATCTTCCGTCACCCGCATGTCTTTGGCGAGAGCAGCGCCAAAGATGCGGAATCTGCCCTGCAGAACTGGGAGCAGATGAAAGCGGAAGAGAAGCGCCGCAAAGGGCTCTCCCCAGAGAAAGCTTCGGCACTGGATGGCATTCCGCGGGATCTTCCCGCCTTGATGAAGGCGTACAAGCTCCAGAAGAAGGCATCCAAGGTTGGTTTCGATTGGGATAATATCGAGGGCGTGTTCCAGAAGATTGAAGAGGAACTCGGTGAACTGAGGCAGGCGGTGACCGAGGGCCAGTCTGATGAGGATACGGCGCTTGAGCTCGGCGATCTGCTGTTCGCGGTCTCCAATGCGGCAAGATTTATTGGGGCGGACCCGGAAGAAGCGCTTTCGAGAACGAACCGGAAGTTTGTCAGTCGCTTCAGCTACATAGAGGAGCAGCTTACCGCCCAGGGGAAAACCTTGCAGGAAAGTACCCTGGACGAGATGGAAGCCCTATGGCAGGCAGCTAAATCGGGATCGACACAAAGCGGCGGTATCGATGTGTGAAAAAGGCAACTTTTCACGTAAAAAATAAAAAAATAGGGATTTGCGGCAGGAATTCCGCAAGGCATCCAGAATAATCATTAATGGTGAAATCTTGCAGATTGCAAGGCGGTTTAACCGAATAACCGTAAAATCTTATATTTTTCTGATAATTGGGAGGATTTAATTCATGAACAAAACAGATCTGATCAACAACATTTCCGGTAAAAGTGGATTGACAAAAAAAGACGTAGAGAACGTCTTGAACGGCTTCCTTGGTGAAATTACTGAAGCTTTGGCTAATGGCGATAAAGTTCAATTGATCGGCTTTGGTACATTCGAGACTCGCAAGCGCGCTGGACGTACAGGCCGCAACCCGCAAACAGGTAACACAATCGAAATTCCAGAATCCAACGTTCCTGCGTTCAAGGCAGGCAACAAGCTTAAAGAAGCCGTAAAATAATGCGTGTCGATAAATTCCTGAAAGTATCGAGGTTAATCAAGCGGCGTACCGTAGCGAAAGATGTATCGGATCAAGGTCGGGTGCTGATCAATGGCCGTGAGGCCAAGCCGAGCAGCAAGGTTAAATTGGGCGACGAGATCACCGTCCAATTTGGTCAGAAGCTGGTGACCGTCCGGGTCGAGCGTCTTACCGAGACAACCCGTAAAGATGAGGCGACCAGCCTCTATACCTTGGTCAAGGAAGAACCGATCGTTAAAGATCGCGGATTGGACTGGTAATCAGCCCGAGCCGTTCCATCAAACGTCCCTCTCACCATATGGTGTGGGGGACGTTTTTTATGTTTATCATGGGTGTATAAACGTTGGACCTCCCGCTCTCGTTCTTTCTCCGTGCATTCCTTGCAGCATCACGATCATTCCTGAAGCGGTTACTCTTCTTCCGGTTCTAAAGGCAGGCGCCTTCCCATAAGCTATTGTTAAAAGGAGGGGTACATGCCATGATCGACCAAGGGAAGGGCAAGTTTCATGACCTGCGGATGCAGAACCGGAAGCTGCTGGACATTACGGGTGTCCAAAATGTGGAGAGCTTTGACAGTGAAGAATTTCTGCTTCAAACCGAGCTTGGGCATCTCACCATTCGGGGGCAAAATTTACATATTAAAAATCTCAGCCTGGAAGAGGGGCTTTTGTCGATTGAAGGTCAGGTGCATTCACTGATTTATTTGAATCCCGGTTCGCAGACCAAGAACAAGAGTCTGCTGGGTAAGCTGTTTAAATGAACCCCAGCGTACAATGGATCACGCTGCTCTGGATGCTCTTCTCCGGAGCAGCGATGGGAGTCGCCTTCGACAGCTACCGGGTGCTGGCAGGGCAGCTCCGTTTCCCGCAATGGTCCAAGCATACCCTGGACTTCCTTTACTGGATTGCGGCAGCCTTCTTCATTTTTCGCATGTTGTATGTGACCAATGACGGTCAACTGCGTTTTTATGTGTTTGTGGGCCTGTTTATAGGGGTTTGGATCTATTTTTTATTATGGAGTGTCATAACCCAGCGTTTTGTGGTAATGTTAATTCAAGTGACAAAAGGCTTGCTGTCCTTTTTGTACAAGCTGTTCCGTATCTTATTGTGGAATCCGATCAAAGGAATCCTGATGCTCATCTTAGGATTGTTAAGGTTTCTATGGAAGTTTCTCCTGTCGCTGTTGCGTTTAGTCCTTAAATGCCTCATGCCTTTTTGGCGACTCTTGAAATGGATGCTGAGACCGATCACATCCAGAGTCAGGCTGCCGGCATGGTGCAAGCAATTCGCGGACAAGGTTATCAAGGCGTGGAAGCGCTGGTTTTAGGAGGTATGGTCATGGGAAGATTTGCTGATCCATCGAAGCAGGCTCCCCAACAAACCAAGACAAAGAACAAAGGCGCACGCCGGCGTAAAAGAATGTTTGTGGCGATGATGGCGCTGTTTTTGATCTGGGCAGGTTCAACGCTCTGGTCCCAGAATGACCGCATCCGTAATCAGAACGAAGCGCTAGCTCAAAAGCAAGAGGATTATAAGTCCGTTGAACAGTCGCTAATCCAGATTACTCATGAAGTGGAGCGATTGAAGGACCCTGAATATATCGGGCAGATTGCCCGCAAGAAGTTTGGACTGTATCTGCCAAATGAGACGCCGATCATTCAGCCCCAAAATTCGGGCGAAGAGCCGTAATTAGGCATGACAGACGTCTGTTGACCTTGTTTAGGTCATTATCGTATAATCAAATCACCGCAGCGCGATTTATAAATCGGACTGTATATTTTTAAGGGAGGATCATTTTATTCTATGGCAATTGAAGTGGGCACCAAGTTAGAGGGCAAGGTGACAGGCATAACGCATTTTGGAGCATTTGTGGATCTGTCAGGAGGTGTCACGGGTCTCGTTCACATCTCGGAGATCGCCGACAACTACGTTAAGGATGTCAACGATCATTTGAAGATCAACGATGTCGTTACCGTGAAGGTGATTAATGTCGACAAGGACGGCAAGATCGGTCTTTCGATCAAGCAGGCCGTCGACAAGCCGGCTTCCGAAAGTCGTCCACCCCGCGCACCGAGACCGGAACGCAGTGGAGGCGGCGGAGAACGATTCGGAGGTGGCGGTGGTGGAGGATTCAACCGTGAACGCGGTGGACGCCCGTTTAAGCCTGCGGCCAACAAGCCTTCATTTGAGGATAAAATGTCACGCTTCCTGAAAGACAGTGAAGAACGAATCTCTTCGCTTAAGAAGAATACGGAAGGCAAACGCGGTGGACGCGGAGCCAAACGTATGTAATTCGATAAAATATAAACTGACCGCAGAGGGAAACCGCCTTCTGCGGTTTTTTTGTCGTTGTATCCAAGGGTACGACAGGTTCCTACGCAATTTACGGCGCTTCCGTGTGGAATGAACACGGGATGTCTGCCTCAATTCGGGAAATGATCTGCAAGAATGCTCCAGGTTTGAGTCGTGTAAACACCGCTGGGCGTGGGGGATGAAGGCTCTTTTCCCGAACGTTCGCAAGGCCCGTTGATTTTGTCGGAAATTTCTTTGGGGCTTGTCCGGTGTTCTGACAAACTTTCCTGAACAGGGGTTTTATAATGGGACCAACAAATTCGTGAAGAATGGGGTGCCAGCGTAATGGATAAAAGAAATCTGGTGATGTTTCCGGGTACTGAGGCAGTTAAAGGGGGAGCGGGTTCCATTCGTGCCCGTGTAACAGAACGGTTAGGGCAGCTGCCTTTTCTACAGCGTCCCATCCACTTCCTGGCCGCTAAGAAGTGGATGATCCTGCTAACCTTCATGGGTTTTCTGCTCGGACGAGCGATGATTCTGGGAGAGCTGTCTCCATTTGCAATCGCTTATTTTGCAGTCATTGCCTTTATGCGCCGTGATTATTTGCTGCCGGTAGGCGCCGCTATCGTTGCAGGAAGTTTATTTGCGTCCTTTCCGGTGGCATGGATGGTACCGGCAGAAATCTTGATCTTTTACTTTATGATGCGGGGATTGGAGACCTATGATCGGGCAGAATTGTCGTATGCACCGTTGATGGTATTTGTCTCCACCTTCTTCGTGAATCTGTTCAGTGTTCTCATCGGACCGAGCATTACCTGGTATTCCATGATGATGCTCACCTTGAATGCCGTGCTCAGCTTTGTCCTGACATTGGTCTTTATTCAAGCGATTCCCGTGCTGACGCTTCGTAAAAAAACGCATGCTCTTCGAAATGAAGAAATTCTATGTATTATCATTTTGCTGGCGTCGGTCATGACAGGTGCCGTTGGCTGGACGATCCAATCTCTGTCGGTAGAGCATGTCTTATCCCGATACTTAATTCTGCTGTTTGCCCTAGTCGGGGGAGCTCCGCTAGGCGCCTCGGTTGGCGTAGTAACGGGCCTCATCCTCAGTCTTGCCAACATTTCGGCATTCTCCCAGATGAGTTTGCTCGCCTTTTCCGGGATGCTCGCAGGTATGCTAAAGGAAGGGAAGAAAGGCGGTGTTTCGCTGGGAATGCTGCTGGGGGCAACTATTCTCTCCATCTATTTCAGCAATCCTGGAGAAGTGATGATCTCCACTTGGGAAACCTGCGTGGCTATCGTGTTATTCCTCATTACGCCCAAGAGTGTGATGCAGGCTATAGGCAAATATGTGCCTGGCACGCAGGATCATACCCGTTCACAGCATGAATACGCCAAGCGGGTCCGGGATCTTACAGCGGACCGTGTGACCC
Above is a window of Paenibacillus sp. FSL K6-1330 DNA encoding:
- the spoVT gene encoding stage V sporulation protein T, with amino-acid sequence MKATGIVRRIDDLGRVVIPKEIRRTLRIREGDPLEIFVDRDGEVILKKYSPIGELGDFAKEYAESLYESTGHITIISDRDTFIAVAGGSKKEYLDKPIGNLLENCMENRKTVLESNSGTYEISKDNPETLSAFVAAPIIAGGDPIGSVVLLNKDESVNMGEMEVKMSETAAGFLGKQMEQ
- a CDS encoding polysaccharide biosynthesis protein, which translates into the protein MKPDQTGARLLQGAFILSAAALLSKLIGTLQKIPLQNMGGDAVFGIYNTVYPFYMMIITIAAVGFPAAVSKYVAEYEAEGRTEDGHRLLRLSSVSLVLFGLFLGFLMYVCAPWIGMWIGSSQVVPALRAGALALAFVPWMSVLRGYFQGLHNMVPTAISQITEQVVRVGVMIVLLLYMIRAGADPDVIAAGALLGSAAGGAAGLLVMGIYWRKHVRSTRGEIQGEVSQGFGAAGMNETGMRADVTREGAGVLLGRLLAYGIPVCLSLLAVPLIGLVDTFTVPRLLTSGGLGEATAMAEFGVYNRGLPLVQLVTMLAASLSVLFIPALAEAKFKGESARVASQTRMALRWFWLIGMTASVGLAVLAEPINVMLYEDAAGTVTMQVIAFTAAGGTLSTITAALLQGIGMVKAPAVHLLVAAGLKLLLNLMLVPQFGITGAAIAGVAAHLTAAVLNLALLSRSAGTRLDVGGMFARTLPVLAAVALAAWGAGEAAGGILAAAGFAPGRLTHAAASLSGVAAGCGAFLIGAALTKLLTEEELRMLPKVGRPLAAFLRALRVLR
- the mazG gene encoding nucleoside triphosphate pyrophosphohydrolase, with the translated sequence MSASITVVGLGSGNPDRLTIGIIKTMQRASKVYVRTLSHPVIAALNEFQIHPESFDHVYEAHDTFPEVYESIASALINLAKAAEDDRELVYAVPGHPMVAEATVRLLRERCPGEHVTLTVLGGESFLDEAFVRLGFDPIEGFQLLDAAELRASVIQPQLHTLIGQVYDMFTASEVKLALMELYPDEYPVIVGHALGVEGEEVIQRVPLYELDRIDGYGNLSLVYVPRSDDSLLRQRTFARLHEIVGILRSPEGCPWDREQTHESIRKNLIEETYEVLETIDEDDPEHMQEELGDLLLQIMLHSQMEEELGTFTVYDVIQALNDKLIFRHPHVFGESSAKDAESALQNWEQMKAEEKRRKGLSPEKASALDGIPRDLPALMKAYKLQKKASKVGFDWDNIEGVFQKIEEELGELRQAVTEGQSDEDTALELGDLLFAVSNAARFIGADPEEALSRTNRKFVSRFSYIEEQLTAQGKTLQESTLDEMEALWQAAKSGSTQSGGIDV
- a CDS encoding HU family DNA-binding protein, yielding MNKTDLINNISGKSGLTKKDVENVLNGFLGEITEALANGDKVQLIGFGTFETRKRAGRTGRNPQTGNTIEIPESNVPAFKAGNKLKEAVK
- a CDS encoding RNA-binding S4 domain-containing protein → MRVDKFLKVSRLIKRRTVAKDVSDQGRVLINGREAKPSSKVKLGDEITVQFGQKLVTVRVERLTETTRKDEATSLYTLVKEEPIVKDRGLDW
- the yabP gene encoding sporulation protein YabP; the encoded protein is MIDQGKGKFHDLRMQNRKLLDITGVQNVESFDSEEFLLQTELGHLTIRGQNLHIKNLSLEEGLLSIEGQVHSLIYLNPGSQTKNKSLLGKLFK
- the yabQ gene encoding spore cortex biosynthesis protein YabQ, with amino-acid sequence MNPSVQWITLLWMLFSGAAMGVAFDSYRVLAGQLRFPQWSKHTLDFLYWIAAAFFIFRMLYVTNDGQLRFYVFVGLFIGVWIYFLLWSVITQRFVVMLIQVTKGLLSFLYKLFRILLWNPIKGILMLILGLLRFLWKFLLSLLRLVLKCLMPFWRLLKWMLRPITSRVRLPAWCKQFADKVIKAWKRWF
- a CDS encoding septum formation initiator family protein translates to MGRFADPSKQAPQQTKTKNKGARRRKRMFVAMMALFLIWAGSTLWSQNDRIRNQNEALAQKQEDYKSVEQSLIQITHEVERLKDPEYIGQIARKKFGLYLPNETPIIQPQNSGEEP
- a CDS encoding S1 domain-containing RNA-binding protein, encoding MAIEVGTKLEGKVTGITHFGAFVDLSGGVTGLVHISEIADNYVKDVNDHLKINDVVTVKVINVDKDGKIGLSIKQAVDKPASESRPPRAPRPERSGGGGERFGGGGGGGFNRERGGRPFKPAANKPSFEDKMSRFLKDSEERISSLKKNTEGKRGGRGAKRM